The following are from one region of the Hemibagrus wyckioides isolate EC202008001 linkage group LG24, SWU_Hwy_1.0, whole genome shotgun sequence genome:
- the LOC131344800 gene encoding UPF0500 protein C1orf216 homolog isoform X1 translates to MFLLKDQSFDMGATHSQTNMLKQDRLVNAAFGGQSGGTNSTLRILSNSQRTFEKDGNFNFLSQDENTMTADENRNQMRPRALGLSSRYPPASANHYVPGPLSPLSRLPCWSPLEPLPEIDSGEDTGGRVPPDGAEEGKIDEEMRRMSDDEKEEDLMKGKAQEQVEEIEEDGALDWDESDEDFEFSYRSESSSPLTVESGDVTGGDSLNLTWDRICVGGSNSENGDATTNLEGKQSAEEDKKAETHHDRRGGSSLAEEASSDSESDPCSELPELMEAVWTMEDRERFKAQEMEKHHVQLTMYRRLALIRWVRTLQERVQEQQNRLQSSFDIILTHRKELLRMGSAAAAVSQ, encoded by the coding sequence AGCAACTCACTCTCAGACAAACATGCTGAAACAAGATCGACTTGTGAATGCTGCTTTTGGAGGTCAGTCTGGTGGTACAAATTCCACCCTGCGTATTCTCAGTAACAGCCAGAGGACGTTCGAGAAGGATGGGAACTTCAACTTTCTGAGTCAAGATGAAAACACGATGACTGCAGACGAGAACCGTAACCAAATGCGTCCTCGAGCTTTAGGCCTGTCAAGCCGCTATCCACCGGCGTCTGCTAACCACTACGTCCCTGGACCCCTGTCTCCCCTGTCTCGCCTTCCCTGCTGGAGCCCCCTGGAACCTCTTCCTGAGATTGACAGCGGAGAAGATACTGGAGGCAGGGTGCCTCCTGATGGAGCAGAAGAAGGCAAAAtagatgaggagatgaggagaaTGAGTGACGACGAGAAGGAGGAAGACCTTATGAAAGGTAAAGCTCAAGAACAGGTGGAGGAAATAGAAGAAGATGGGGCGTTAGACTGGGACGAGAGCGATGAAGACTTCGAGTTCAGTTACAGGTCGGAAAGCTCTTCGCCTCTCACCGTCGAAAGCGGAGATGTGACTGGGGGAGACTCCCTGAATTTAACGTGGGACCGCATCTGTGTGGGAGGTTCAAACTCAGAAAATGGCGATGCAACCACGAACCTGGAGGGAAAACAAAGTGCAGAAGAGGACAAGAAAGCCGAGACGCACCACGATCGCCGGGGAGGTTCCAGCCTAGCCGAAGAAGCGTCCTCCGACTCAGAGAGTGATCCCTGCTCCGAGCTCCCAGAACTCATGGAGGCGGTGTGGACCATGGAAGACCGAGAGCGGTTCAAAGCCCAGGAGATGGAAAAACACCATGTGCAGTTGACCATGTACCGTAGGCTCGCCCTGATCCGCTGGGTGCGCACCCTACAGGAACGTGTCCAAGAACAACAGAACCGACTGCAGTCCAGCTTTGATATCATCCTCACTCACAGGAAAGAGCTGCTTCGCATGGGTTCAGCTGCAGCTGCCGTTAGCCAGtaa
- the LOC131344800 gene encoding UPF0500 protein C1orf216 homolog isoform X2, with protein sequence MLKQDRLVNAAFGGQSGGTNSTLRILSNSQRTFEKDGNFNFLSQDENTMTADENRNQMRPRALGLSSRYPPASANHYVPGPLSPLSRLPCWSPLEPLPEIDSGEDTGGRVPPDGAEEGKIDEEMRRMSDDEKEEDLMKGKAQEQVEEIEEDGALDWDESDEDFEFSYRSESSSPLTVESGDVTGGDSLNLTWDRICVGGSNSENGDATTNLEGKQSAEEDKKAETHHDRRGGSSLAEEASSDSESDPCSELPELMEAVWTMEDRERFKAQEMEKHHVQLTMYRRLALIRWVRTLQERVQEQQNRLQSSFDIILTHRKELLRMGSAAAAVSQ encoded by the coding sequence ATGCTGAAACAAGATCGACTTGTGAATGCTGCTTTTGGAGGTCAGTCTGGTGGTACAAATTCCACCCTGCGTATTCTCAGTAACAGCCAGAGGACGTTCGAGAAGGATGGGAACTTCAACTTTCTGAGTCAAGATGAAAACACGATGACTGCAGACGAGAACCGTAACCAAATGCGTCCTCGAGCTTTAGGCCTGTCAAGCCGCTATCCACCGGCGTCTGCTAACCACTACGTCCCTGGACCCCTGTCTCCCCTGTCTCGCCTTCCCTGCTGGAGCCCCCTGGAACCTCTTCCTGAGATTGACAGCGGAGAAGATACTGGAGGCAGGGTGCCTCCTGATGGAGCAGAAGAAGGCAAAAtagatgaggagatgaggagaaTGAGTGACGACGAGAAGGAGGAAGACCTTATGAAAGGTAAAGCTCAAGAACAGGTGGAGGAAATAGAAGAAGATGGGGCGTTAGACTGGGACGAGAGCGATGAAGACTTCGAGTTCAGTTACAGGTCGGAAAGCTCTTCGCCTCTCACCGTCGAAAGCGGAGATGTGACTGGGGGAGACTCCCTGAATTTAACGTGGGACCGCATCTGTGTGGGAGGTTCAAACTCAGAAAATGGCGATGCAACCACGAACCTGGAGGGAAAACAAAGTGCAGAAGAGGACAAGAAAGCCGAGACGCACCACGATCGCCGGGGAGGTTCCAGCCTAGCCGAAGAAGCGTCCTCCGACTCAGAGAGTGATCCCTGCTCCGAGCTCCCAGAACTCATGGAGGCGGTGTGGACCATGGAAGACCGAGAGCGGTTCAAAGCCCAGGAGATGGAAAAACACCATGTGCAGTTGACCATGTACCGTAGGCTCGCCCTGATCCGCTGGGTGCGCACCCTACAGGAACGTGTCCAAGAACAACAGAACCGACTGCAGTCCAGCTTTGATATCATCCTCACTCACAGGAAAGAGCTGCTTCGCATGGGTTCAGCTGCAGCTGCCGTTAGCCAGtaa